One segment of Paraburkholderia sp. PGU19 DNA contains the following:
- a CDS encoding NIPSNAP family protein produces the protein MFYEIRTYRIRTGAVPAYLKLVEEEGIALQKRYLGELIGYFFSEIGPQNQIVHIWAYPSLDERERRRAALAEDPAWQAFAPKIQALMEEMENKIMKPARFSPLA, from the coding sequence ATGTTCTACGAAATCCGCACGTATCGAATCAGGACGGGCGCGGTGCCTGCCTATCTGAAGCTGGTCGAAGAAGAAGGCATCGCGTTGCAGAAGCGTTATCTGGGAGAACTGATCGGCTATTTTTTTTCGGAGATCGGTCCGCAGAATCAGATCGTGCATATCTGGGCCTATCCGAGCCTCGACGAACGCGAACGCCGCCGCGCGGCGCTCGCCGAAGACCCGGCATGGCAGGCCTTTGCGCCGAAGATTCAGGCGCTGATGGAAGAGATGGAAAACAAGATCATGAAGCCAGCGCGTTTTTCGCCGCTGGCCTGA
- a CDS encoding aldehyde dehydrogenase: MVQRFLQYIDGAFEAAREHFDSIDPSTGDVWAQMPAASADDVDRAVRAAHRALNDPAWANLTASARGKLLYKLADLVAQHAPRLAELETQDTGKIIRETRSQIGYVAEYYRYYAGVADKIQGAWLPVDKADMEVTLRREPVGVVAGIVPWNSQLFLSAVKVGPALAAGCTIVLKASEEGPAPLLEFARLVQEAGFPKGVVNIVTGFGNDCGRTLTSHPLVSRIAFTGGPETARHVVRNSAENLAAMSLELGGKSPVLVFDDADLDSACNAVIAGIFAATGQSCVAGSRLVVQRGIHDALLERLIAKAQTIRIGNPQDMATEMGPLATRRQLEHIENVLRASVEAGGRVVTGGKQPDGVGKGNYFLPTIVDCPNAQVPSVMEELFGPVLSVVTFDTEADAIALANDTRYGLASGVFTRDLTRAHRLTRALLAGIVWVNTYRAVSPIVPFGGYGLSGLGREGGLEAVLEYTRTKSVWIRTSDEPIADPFVMR, encoded by the coding sequence ATGGTCCAGCGGTTCCTGCAATACATCGACGGTGCTTTCGAAGCGGCGCGCGAGCATTTCGACAGCATCGACCCATCGACGGGTGACGTCTGGGCGCAGATGCCCGCCGCGAGCGCGGACGATGTCGACCGTGCGGTGCGCGCCGCGCATCGCGCATTGAATGATCCGGCGTGGGCAAACCTGACGGCGAGCGCGCGCGGCAAACTGCTGTACAAACTCGCCGATCTCGTCGCGCAACATGCGCCGCGTCTTGCCGAACTCGAAACGCAGGACACGGGCAAGATCATCCGCGAGACGCGCAGCCAGATTGGATACGTCGCCGAGTATTACCGCTATTACGCGGGCGTCGCCGACAAGATCCAGGGCGCGTGGCTGCCCGTCGATAAAGCCGATATGGAAGTGACGCTGCGGCGTGAACCTGTCGGCGTTGTCGCGGGCATCGTGCCGTGGAATTCGCAACTGTTTCTGTCGGCAGTCAAAGTGGGGCCGGCGCTCGCGGCGGGCTGCACGATCGTTCTCAAGGCATCGGAAGAAGGTCCCGCGCCTTTGCTCGAATTTGCGCGGCTCGTGCAGGAAGCGGGCTTTCCGAAGGGGGTCGTCAACATCGTGACGGGCTTTGGAAACGATTGCGGACGCACGCTGACGAGCCATCCGCTCGTCTCGCGCATCGCCTTCACGGGCGGACCTGAAACGGCGCGGCACGTGGTGCGCAATTCGGCGGAGAACCTCGCGGCGATGTCGCTGGAACTCGGCGGTAAATCACCCGTGCTCGTATTCGACGACGCCGATCTCGACAGCGCATGCAACGCCGTGATCGCGGGCATCTTCGCTGCGACGGGGCAAAGCTGTGTGGCCGGTTCGCGACTGGTCGTGCAGCGCGGCATTCACGATGCGCTTCTCGAACGTCTCATCGCCAAAGCGCAAACGATCCGCATCGGCAATCCGCAGGACATGGCGACCGAAATGGGGCCGCTGGCGACGCGCCGTCAACTCGAGCATATCGAGAACGTGCTGCGCGCAAGTGTCGAAGCAGGCGGGCGCGTCGTGACGGGCGGCAAGCAGCCGGACGGCGTGGGCAAGGGCAATTACTTCTTGCCGACCATCGTCGATTGCCCGAATGCGCAGGTGCCGAGCGTGATGGAAGAACTGTTCGGACCGGTGCTGAGCGTCGTCACGTTCGATACGGAAGCCGACGCGATTGCGCTCGCGAATGACACACGCTATGGCCTCGCATCCGGCGTCTTCACGCGCGATCTGACGCGCGCGCATCGGCTCACGCGTGCGCTGCTCGCGGGCATCGTGTGGGTCAACACGTATCGCGCGGTGTCGCCTATCGTGCCGTTCGGCGGCTATGGTTTGAGCGGCCTCGGACGTGAAGGCGGGCTCGAAGCGGTGCTCGAATACACGCGCACGAAATCCGTGTGGATTCGCACGTCGGATGAGCCGATCGCCGATCCGTTCGTGATGCGCTGA
- a CDS encoding LLM class flavin-dependent oxidoreductase codes for MKFSLFLHMERYDDTTSHRELFDQMTELVQLAERGGFETAWIGEHHAMEFTIAPNPFVNLSYLAAKTERIRLGTGTVIAPFWHPIRLAGEAGMVDVASNGRLDLGIARGAYSFEYERLLPGLDAMSAGARMRELVPALRKLFNGDYEHQGEFWSWPKTTPVPRPIQQPHPPMWLAARDPNSHAFAVANGCNVQVTSLASGDAEVVSLMERFNAACAAHPEVPRPQVMMLMHTFVGANAAEVDEAVEDLATFYRYFSKWFKNERPIEQGFIEPLTDADVAMFPQYSSESIRKNLVIGEPKQVIARLKGYEELGYDQYSFWLDSHMSFERKRKSLELFISDVMPAFATR; via the coding sequence ATGAAATTTTCACTCTTCCTGCACATGGAGCGATACGACGACACGACGTCGCACCGCGAACTGTTCGATCAGATGACCGAACTCGTGCAACTGGCCGAGCGCGGCGGTTTCGAAACCGCGTGGATCGGCGAGCATCACGCGATGGAATTCACGATCGCGCCGAACCCGTTCGTCAATCTGTCATACCTCGCGGCGAAGACGGAGCGGATTCGTCTGGGCACGGGCACGGTGATCGCGCCGTTCTGGCATCCGATTCGCCTGGCGGGTGAAGCAGGCATGGTCGACGTAGCGAGCAATGGCCGGCTCGATCTCGGCATCGCACGCGGCGCGTATTCGTTCGAATACGAGCGCCTGTTGCCCGGCCTCGATGCAATGAGCGCCGGCGCACGGATGCGCGAACTGGTGCCCGCGTTGCGCAAGCTCTTCAACGGCGATTACGAGCATCAGGGCGAGTTCTGGTCGTGGCCCAAAACGACGCCCGTGCCGCGCCCGATTCAACAACCGCATCCTCCCATGTGGCTCGCCGCGCGCGATCCGAACTCGCACGCGTTCGCAGTGGCGAACGGCTGCAACGTGCAGGTGACGTCACTGGCTTCGGGCGATGCCGAAGTCGTGAGCCTGATGGAGCGCTTCAACGCTGCGTGCGCTGCGCATCCCGAGGTGCCGCGTCCGCAGGTGATGATGCTGATGCATACGTTTGTCGGTGCAAATGCAGCGGAAGTGGATGAGGCCGTCGAAGATCTCGCGACGTTCTATCGCTACTTCAGCAAATGGTTCAAGAACGAACGGCCCATTGAACAAGGCTTTATCGAGCCGTTGACGGATGCCGACGTCGCAATGTTCCCGCAGTACTCGTCCGAGTCGATTCGCAAGAACCTCGTGATCGGTGAGCCGAAGCAGGTGATCGCGCGGCTCAAGGGCTATGAGGAACTCGGCTATGACCAGTACAGCTTCTGGCTCGACAGCCATATGAGTTTCGAGCGCAAGCGCAAGTCGCTGGAACTGTTCATTTCCGACGTGATGCCGGCATTTGCAACCCGCTGA